One Aspergillus oryzae RIB40 DNA, chromosome 2 genomic window carries:
- a CDS encoding urease Ure (urea amidohydrolase (urease) alpha subunit) encodes MHLIPKELDKLAISQLGFLAQRRLARGVRLNHAEAVALISSNLQELIRDGLYSVADLMSIGKTMLGRRHVLPSVVSTLVELQVEGTFPTGTYLVTVHHPISSDEGDLEKALYGSFLPIPPADAFPDPDPNDFEPEKMPGAIIPVKNERITLNEGRRRIRLKVMSKGDRPIQVGSHYHFIEVNPQLHFDRLRAYGYRLDIPAGTSVRFEPGDTKTVTLVEIAGHQVIKGGNFIASGKVDLSRVDEIMLRLQADGFAHIAEPTADAALVTPFTMDREAYARMFGPTTGDLVRLGLTNLWVRVEKDYTSYGDECSFGGGKTIRDGMGQSSEKSHQHCLDTVITNALIIDWSGIYKADIGIKNGIIVGIGKAGNPDIMDGVHPDMVVGSSTDVVAGENKIITAGGFDTHIHFICPQQVDEALASGITTFLGGGTGPSTGSNATTCTPGPTHMRQMIQACDHLPINVGITGKGNDCGGISIEEQIVAGAAGLKLHEDWGSTPAAIDTCLDMCDKYDVQCMIHTDTLNESGFVEQTIEAFKNRTIHTYHTEGAGGGHAPDIISVVEHPNVLPSSTNPTRPFTMNTLDEHLDMLMVCHHLSKNIAEDVAFAESRIRAETIAAEDVLHDLGAISMMSSDSQAMGRCGEVILRTWNTAHKNKEQRGPLKEDEGTGADNFRVKRYISKYTINPAIAQGMSHMIGSVEVGKIADLVFWHPSSFGTKPTQIMKSGMITAAQMGDPNGSIPTIEPVIMRPMFGAYVPSTSIMFVSQASIDAGTVQSYGIKKRIEAVKNCRNIGKADMKYNDTMPKMHVDAESYAVEADGVLCDAQPAVSLPLTQDFFVY; translated from the exons ATGCACCTCATCCCTAAGGAG CTCGATAAACTCGCGATCTCGCAATTGGGCTTCTTGGCCCAACGGCGTCTTGCACGTGGTGTGCGACTGAATCATGCAGAAGCAGTG gctttgatatcctcgaatCTCCAGGAACTCATCCGCGATGGCCTCTACTCCGTCGCGGACTTGATGTCCATCGGCAAGACCATGCTTGGTCGTCGTCATGTCTTACCGTCCGTTGTGTCCACCCTTGTAGAATTACAGGTCGAAGGCACGTTCCCGACCGGCACATACCTCGTAACGGTCCACCACCCCATCAGTAGCGACGAAGGAGACTTGGAGAAGGCTCTATACGGGAGTTTCCTTCCGATCCCCCCGGCGGACGCGTTCCCTGATCCGGATCCGAACGACTTTGAGCCCGAGAAGATGCCCGGTGCGATCATCCCCGTGAAGAACGAGCGCATTACCTTGAATGAGGGACGACGAAGAATCAGGCTCAAGGTGATGAGTAAGGGCGATCGGCCAATTCAG GTTGGGTCCCACTATCATTTCATTGAAGTCAACCCGCAATTGCATTTTGATCGTCTTCGCGCGTATGGTTATCGCCTGGATATTCCTGCGGGAACATCGGTACGATTCGAACCTGGAGACACCAAGACTGTGACGCTTGTGGAAATTGCCGGCCATCAGGTTATCAAGGGTGGTAACTTCATTGCGTCGGGCAAGGTCGATTTGAGCAGAGTGGACGAGATCATGCTGCGTCTGCAAGCTGACGGTTTCGCTCACATTGCTGAGCCCACTGCGGATGCCGCCCTCGTCACCCCGTTTACGATGGACCGAGAAGCCTACGCTCGGATGTTCGGGCCCACCACTGGTGATCTGGTTCGCCTGGGATTGACAAACCTGTGGGTCAGGGTTGAAAAGGATTACACGTCTTACGGTGATGAGTGCAGTTTTGGCGGAGGCAAGACTATTCGAGATGGAATGGGCCAATCGTCGGAGAAGTCCCACCAACACTGTCTGGACACGGTTATCACGAATGCGCTTATTATCGACTGGAGTGGTATTTATAAGGCCGATATTGGAATCAAGAACGGTATCATCGTCGGCATTGGCAAGGCTGGAAATCCCGATATTATGGACGGCGTGCATCCGGACATGGTCGTCGGCTCCTCGACGGACGTGGTCGCCGGtgagaacaagatcatcactGCTGGAGGGTTCGATACCCATATCCATTTCATCTGTCCTCAGCAGGTGGATGAAGCGTTGGCTTCTGGAATCACTACATTCTTGGGTGGAGGAACTGGCCCTTCGACAGGTTCGAACGCGACTACTTGCACCCCGGGACCTACCCATATGCGCCAGATGATCCAGGCTTGCGATCACCTCCCCATCAACGTGGGTATCACCGGTAAAGGAAACGACTGTGGTGGAATCAGCATTGAGGAACAAATCGTGGCCGGAGCAGCGGGACTGAAGCTCCATGAAGACTGGGGCTCCACTCCTGCGGCCATTGACACCTGCCTGGATATGTGCGACAAGTACGACGTGCAATGCATGATTCACACCGATACTCTGAACGAGTCTGGTTTCGTGGAACAAACGATCGAAGCCTTCAAGAACCGCACAATTCACACCTATCACACGGAAGGAGCCGGTGGTGGCCATGCTCCCGATATCATCTCCGTCGTTGAGCACCCGAACGTACTTCCCAGTAGCACCAACCCCACCCGTCCGTTCACGATGAACACTCTAGATGAACATCTTGACATGTTGATGGTGTGCCATCACTTGTCCAAGAACATTGCCGAGGACGTTGCGTTTGCCGAGAGTCGTATCCGTGCCGAGACCATCGCCGCCGAAGATGTTCTCCATGATCTTGGCGCCATCAGTATGATGTCCTCGGATTCGCAGGCTATGGGCCGCTGTGGTGAAGTGATCCTGCGGACATGGAACACAGCGCATAAGAACAAGGAGCAGCGCGGCCCGCTGAAGGAGGACGAAGGCACAGGCGCAGACAACTTCCGAGTCAAGAGGTACATTAGCAAGTACACCATCAACCCAGCCATCGCCCAGGGCATGTCCCACATGATTGGTAGCGTGGAGGTCGGCAAGATTGCCGATTTGGTTTTCTGGCACCCCAGCTCTTTCGGTACCAAGCCTACCCAAATCATGAAGAGCGGAATGATTACCGCTGCACAGATG GGTGATCCAAACGGCTCCATTCCCACCATCGAGCCGGTCATCATGCGTCCCATGTTCGGA GCCTACGTCCCCAGCACCTCAATCATGTTCGTCTCCCAAGCCTCCATCGACGCCGGCACCGTCCAATCCTACGGAATCAAGAAGCGCATTGAAGCCGTCAAGAACTGCCGCAACATCGGCAAAGCCGACATGAAGTACAACGACACCATGCCAAAGATGCACGTCGACGCGGAAAGCTACGCCGTCGAAGCCGACGGTGTCCTTTGCGACGCCCAACCCGCAGTAAGCCTGCCGCTTACGCAAGATTTCTTCGTTTACTAG
- a CDS encoding putative DNA repair protein (predicted protein) — MNFATSNPGDDTSPDRRAPDHPNPQRDPTNSQEHPEPQPRLHKAHFAKAIIPSSSHSSSDRIPMPSSLETIQDNNQALNSPLPTPESARAAEKARRKEIRQAWHFLNNARSDETPFHLGSLPSSWSTEEDKDHEYQGKTTTEEETSHHIVGQLNDNVDITDNNIEEPDPEPESHFSQSHSISSSAFASQEQPLEPASDMSFDGAYYEHIEAREQPEAQAAASSSTDAQVANTLKRNSSSSRVRRAAYLAAKADSYEAWASMGLVSAGDNHTEEEIEL; from the coding sequence ATGAATTTTGCCACCAGCAACCCCGGCGACGATACAAGTCCAGATAGAAGAGCGCCAGATCACCCCAATCCCCAACGAGACCCAACAAATTCACAAGAGCATCCAGAGCCGCAACCAAGACTCCACAAAGCTCACTTTGCAAAGGCAATAATaccctcatcatcacatTCATCCTCAGATCGCATTCCCATGCCTTCATCCTTAGAGACTATCCAAGACAACAACCAAGCACTAAACTCGCCACTCCCTACCCCAGAATCAGCCCGAGCAGCAGAAAAAGCCAGGCGGAAGGAGATCCGCCAAGCATGGCACTTCTTGAACAACGCACGATCCGACGAAACTCCATTCCACCTTGGCTCTCTCCCCTCTTCATGGTCTACCGAAGAAGACAAGGACCACGAGTACCAGGGAAAGAccaccacagaagaagagacatcGCATCACATCGTTGGGCAACTCAACGATAACGTCGATATCACAGACAACAACATAGAAGAACCAGATCCAGAGCCAGAAAGCCACTTCAGTCAGTCACACTCCATCTCGTCTTCCGCCTTTGCATCCCAAGAACAGCCGTTGGAGCCAGCCAGTGATATGAGCTTCGATGGTGCATATTATGAGCATATCGAAGCCCGGGAACAACCAGAGGCTCAGGCAGCggcctcttcatcaacagATGCCCAGGTGGCCAATACCCTAAAGAGAAATAGCAGTTCGTCTCGAGTACGGAGAGCCGCGTATCTAGCTGCTAAAGCGGATAGTTACGAGGCCTGGGCGTCGATGGGGCTTGTTTCGGCGGGGGATAATCACACagaagaggagattgagctgTGA
- a CDS encoding uncharacterized protein (predicted protein), giving the protein MHKPSLAQIVHNATFPRPRTSDPATFSAHITRNLVPEVRIETSTFYGSLDTVEAQYPGLDYFYGPHRMRLSRFPWHRRLFRVFDELGLTEAEISSLCRWEGTKSARERYEKEEGVKVQDTTANGVRPASPSPLPSVEVHFEDGPERVREPEVKVEAREHFVPVTDTIDDRGVDCDIPQKVEEESSDEEMESCGVELNHRLLAASAARERGANVPLDEDWEQWLKEAGERGSYVDIINAIRRGQPLDFLYDMPYLSSRTGARRSVSLSERTSTLLAASTSIRRPPHSPSGTAR; this is encoded by the coding sequence ATGCACAAACCTTCCCTAGCTCAGATTGTGCACAATGCAACCTTTCCGCGCCCGCGCACGAGCGATCCAGCGACATTCTCAGCTCATATCACCCGTAACCTCGTTCCCGAAGTTCGGATCGAAACCTCGACTTTCTATGGATCGCTGGACACCGTTGAAGCTCAATATCCTGGTCTTGATTATTTCTATGGTCCGCATCGCATGAGGCTGAGTCGGTTTCCTTGGCATCGTCGGCTTTTTAGAGTCTTCGACGAGCTCGGTTTAACGGAGGCCGAGATATCCTCGCTGTGTCGCTGGGAAGGTACCAAGTCGGCACGTGAGCGgtatgagaaggaagagggcgTCAAGGTACAAGATACAACGGCCAATGGTGTCCGACCCGCGTCGCCATCCCCGCTACCTTCGGTTGAGGTTCATTTCGAAGATGGCCCAGAGCGGGTGAGAGAACCAGAGGTCAAGGTTGAAGCACGCGAGCACTTCGTTCCCGTGACTGACACCATTGATGACCGTGGTGTCGACTGTGATATACCTCagaaggttgaagaagagtcAAGCGacgaggaaatggaaagctGTGGCGTGGAACTGaatcatcgtcttcttgcAGCAAGTGCCGCCCGCGAACGAGGCGCCAATGTTCCGCTGGACGAGGACTGGGAGCAATGGTTGAAGGAGGCTGGCGAGCGAGGAAGTTACGTCGACATAATCAATGCGATCCGAAGAGGCCAACCGTTGGATTTCTTGTATGACATGCCGTACCTTAGTAGTAGGACAGGCGCTAGACGATCCGTGTCGCTCTCGGAACGTACGTCCACCTTGCTCGCGGCGAGCACTTCTATTCGACGCCCTCCTCATTCTCCGTCAGGAACAGCACGATAA
- a CDS encoding nitrogen permease regulating protein NPR2 (nitrogen permease regulator NLRG/NPR2), whose protein sequence is MIKAIFYSKFDTQEGPKVVHQVPDGAIVPSATAPSQPLFLTFSDISFFVIPRQELCGNLMQVCTNGYRILGYPICMKSLRYDRNEFIFNFCIVLAEEEDFSTYKSVVQKLADLMHGLEEQGQFLSRDHSKSGEGKVYSLCETLMEDLNNYCECMIPIDELNTLNIKLFPIYPSPPSVKAWHVPLFTVRYQTFMDENWDLTMQRIVPHINGVNSIRIISILADTDFSLTCRAIRHLLYYNCLFLLDIFSFSAIYAPTAQFSSTIASNEDMQRECARYVNTLFASPAAVSTFANPTRSYDPDAVWPPLGEIVTGTTANVDIASSIGSASSRSPSPAPTITAPGSTAATIEDQPEREVVDGVGLVELYASLKQGQSVKQWYMHHSRQLAHIDIRRFITFGIIKGFLYRVHKYAYATGFPAPPSKYHHHHHYHSQVTSGPSSRGPGTGTNSPYASSVGDEPAPIAAHQHDGPSTSVHSGSRPGTVIEDEDDEDYIDDKTLSKYLDGMHCFDQICTELEISEKEFTARLKRYPGEVLIIHR, encoded by the exons ATGATCAAAGCGATCTTCTACAGCAAGTTCGACACTCAGGAGG GACCTAAGGTCGTTCACCAAGTTCCCGATGGCGCGATAGTTCCCTCCGCGACCGCTCCGTCGCAACCCCTCTTCCTGACCTTTTCcgacatctccttcttcgtgATTCCCCGTCAAGAGCTATGCGGAAACTTGATGCAGGTTTGCACGAATGGATACCGGATACTTGGTTACCCGATCTGCATGAAGTCCCTCCGCTATGACCGCAACGAATTCATCTTTAATTTTTGCATCGTGCtggcggaggaagaagatttTAGCACGTACAAGAGTGTAGTCCAGAAACTTGCGGACCTGATGCATGGGCTGGAGGAGCAAGGTCAATTTTTGTCCAGAGATCATTCAAAGAGCGGCGAGGGGAAGGTCTACAGCTTGTGTGAGACATTGATGGAGGATCTAAATAACTATTGCGAATGCATGATTCCCATTG ACGAATTAAACACCTTGAATATCAAGCTGTTCCCTATCTACCCCTCTCCTCCGTCTGTCAAAGCCTGGCACGTCCCCTTGTTCACTGTTCGATACCAAACCTTCATGGATGAGAATTGGGATCTCACCATGCAACGA ATCGTCCCTCACATCAATGGTGTCAACAGTATCCGCATAATTTCCATCCTTGCCGACACAGACTTCTCTCTCACCTGCCGCGCAATCCGGCATTTGCTCTACTACAAttgtctcttcctcctcgacatcttttctttctctgcaaTTTACGCTCCCACAGCTCAATTCAGCTCGACGATTGCCTCAAACGAGGACATGCAGCGAGAATGCGCACGCTATGTCAACACTCTCTTTGCATCCCCTGCTGCCGTATCAACCTTCGCGAATCCTACCCGAAGCTATGACCCAGACGCTGTATGGCCACCCCTCGGTGAAATCGTCACAGGCACTACCGCCAACGTCGACATAGCCAGCAGCATTGGCAGTGCTAGTTCCAGGAGCCCTAGCCCAGCTCCTACCATCACAGCGCCAGGTAGCACAGCAGCGACAATAGAGGACCAACCGGAAAGAGAAGTGGTCGACGGGGTCGGGCTAGTCGAGCTTTACGCCAGCCTCAAACAAGGCCAAAGCGTCAAACAATGGTATATGCACCATAGCCGACAACTAGCCCACATCGACATCCGTCGCTTCATCACCTTTGGAATCATCAAAGGGTTCCTATACCGTGTACACAAGTACGCCTACGCGACAGGTTTTCCCGCTCCACCCTCGAAatatcaccatcaccaccattATCACAGTCAGGTAACCAGCGGTCCATCATCCAGAGGTCCCGGAACAGGGACCAATAGTCCCTATGCGTCAAGTGTAGGGGATGAGCCAGCGCCCATCGCTGCGCATCAGCATGATGGACCTTCGACCTCCGTGCACAGCGGGAGCCGTCCAGGGACGGTGatcgaagatgaggatgatgaagactaCATCGACGATAAGACTTTGTCCAAATACCTCGATGGAATGCATTGCTTTGATCAAATATGCACTGAACTGGAAATCAGCGAAAAGGAATTTACCGCTAGGCTGAAGCGGTATCCCGGGGAGGTGTTAATCATACACCGATGA
- a CDS encoding histone acetyltransferase NGG1 (histone acetyltransferases PCAF/SAGA/ADA, subunit TADA3L/NGG1) gives MPSASKGKGKGREARPSRSRNTTPNSSFSAPTAAPVSSYLDNDVSKLLVPVTAQYGEILDRMGGVGPIPDSKSLETLMEHLKTLSQLAEARSDACDAGIRELSQKRKEVVEEPEHDTDRPKMKREADDEEEESKVPKGGKLKKRKERGSSSKEDRPLAHGAHELSRQDGAETKVEGAASPISKKSKSTSSLSPPEPNSPKVKADTEAQAPGSPMSDDSSDSHQPEPAPAVPQIQVFGPNPVKFDDPTIYHIRDVTPDMTDDERKEIYSVTRFPASDLSHMMAGVAPDKDYSNSKPTNQVSANTFLAYVEPYVRPLMEEDIAFLKEKGDRATPFIMPRRGKRHYNEIWAEEDGLMNVDQNGNKERLPLNQGRGNIDQVTDETMETDKVSVGPLVSRLYSLLRYEHRAPDETPGTNGTVNGELPNGSSLGDAMDLDHPIGGGDSESKPQPSATSFPDASPSGFKVPAAKLDHAQLDERLKAELRHVGFLGAEDNPDYDAHYDDDIAQRLRLLQSELKKQMIVNSARKARLLEIARERMAYQEYMTIHDDLDSQVQQAYLKRTRTLGKSKKGSQAKHRPGGAGGGSHVVSAAGVGRPAIGDVARTLMDRRKRWRDCIGPIFKDCKTSVPRNNESVFDPSLMAEYEKAEVEGWDEEQE, from the exons ATGCCATCCGCaagcaaagggaaagggaaaggccgTGAAGCGCGCCCCTCTCGAAGCCGAAACACCACACCCAACTCCAGTTTCAGTGCCCCGACCGCCGCCCCTGTATCCAGCTACCTCGACAATGATGTATCGAAACTACTCGTTCCAGTCACCGCGCAATATGGAGAGATATTGGATCGGATGGGCGGGGTCGGTCCTATACCCGACTCGAAGTCCCTGGAGACATTGATGGAGCATCTCAAGACACTCAGTCAGCTGGCAGAAGCTCGTAGCGATGCATGCGATGCTGGCATCAGAGAGCTGTCTCAAAAGCGAAAGGAGGTAGTGGAGGAACCTGAGCACGACACCGACCGTCCGAAAATGAAGCGCGaggcagatgatgaagaggaggaatcGAAAGTTCCCAAGGGAGGGAAATTAAAGAAGCGCAAAGAACGGGGCAGTAGTTCAAAGGAAGATCGCCCATTAGCTCATGGCGCTCATGAACTTTCTCGACAAGATGGTGCGGAAACCAAGGTGGAGGGTG CTGCATCGCCTATTTCTAAAAAGTCGAAGAGTACATCGTCACTATCACCGCCGGAACCCAATTCCCCCAAAGTGAAGGCAGACacagaagctcaagctccTGGATCACCCATGTCGGACGATAGCTCAGACTCGCATCAGCCTGAACCAGCTCCTGCTGTGCCACAAATTCAAGTCTTCGGTCCAAATCCCGTGAAATTCGACGATCCGACCATATACCATATACGTGATGTCACTCCTGACATGACCGATgacgaaaggaaagaaatctacAGCGTCACTCGTTTCCCGGCCAGTGATCTAAGTCATATGATGGCTGGAGTAGCTCCAGATAAAGACTATAGCAATTCCAAGCCTACAAACCAGGTCAGCGCGAATACATTCCTCGCCTACGTCGAACCATATGTCCGCCcgttgatggaggaggacaTTGCTTTCCTCAAAGAGAAA GGCGATCGAGCGACACCGTTCATCATGCCTCGACGTGGGAAGAGGCACTACAACGAGATCTgggccgaggaagatgggCTGATGAATGTTGACCAGAACGGTAACAAGGAACGTCTGCCCTTGAATCAGGGACGTGGAAACATCGACCAAGTGACAGACGAAACTATGGAAACGGACAAGGTTTCAGTTGGTCCATTAGTTAGCCGCCTGTATTCTCTACTACGATACGAACACCGCGCTCCCGACGAAACCCCTGGCACCAACGGCACAGTCAACGGGGAATTACCGAACGGCTCTTCACTCGGCGACGCAATGGACCTCGACCACCCAATAGGAGGAGGAGACTCAGAAAGCAAGCCCCAACCTTCCGCGACATCGTTCCCTGATGCATCCCCAAGCGGCTTCAAAGTGCCCGCCGCGAAGCTAGACCACGCCCAACTCGACGAGCGCCTCAAAGCAGAACTCCGCCATGTAGGCTTCCTCGGCGCTGAGGACAATCCCGATTACGACGCCCATTATGACGACGACATCGCTCAGCGACTACGTCTCCTGCAAAGCGAACTTAAAAAGCAAATGATCGTCAACAGCGCCCGAAAAGCAAGACTCCTAGAAATTGCCCGTGAGCGCATGGCATACCAGGAGTACATGACCATCCACGACGATCTCGACTCCCAGGTACAACAGGCCTATCTCAAGCGTACCCGGACATTAgggaagagcaagaagggCTCCCAGGCCAAGCACAGGCCGGGCGGAGCTGGCGGCGGCAGCCACGTTGTCAGTGCCGCTGGTGTGGGTCGTCCCGCTATCGGCGACGTCGCTCGCACTCTCATGGACCGACGCAAGCGCTGGCGTGACTGTATTGGGCCGATTTTCAAAGATTGCAAGACTTCTGTGCCGAGGAATAATGAGTCGGTCTTTGACCCATCGCTCATGGCGGAGTACGAGAAGGCGGAAGTTGAAGGTTGGGATGAGGAGCAGGAGTGA